GACGTATTGTGCGACAGAATGGGGCTGCGGGCTGCTACTATAAAGCTTAAAATCGCAGCATTGTCGAAGAGTTAGTTTTCACGtaattcatttctaattttcagattttaggcttagcttataattctctctctataattagtttagggcttagattagtgattaggattaggattcattgcatcaaattcttgattctaaattaaattcaatcattaattttcagatttcttttttctctttcacttgagttttgttcttcatttttgtgcttcaagtttaatgcaatttcttcatttcaaggtataattctaattcttcttttgatttgttctttaattctttaatttctttattaatttcgtttatgctttgatttcatgcttgaattctagaattagtttgataatttgaatttcattgatttttccccaatttttgtggtttgaattttctgatttttgttgattcaattagcttcattaattcaattagtttcatgattaggattaatattagtttaatattgatgttaatcatgctagttGAGTAGTTTAgactagaggttagggatgaagccttggcattgaatttggggaattttagggaaaattcatgattgatgttgtgattaaatgtgattaaatgtgatttagtgataggattttccatgatcaattgagtagtaattgcaaatgctagttgattgagttagatttgaatttatgatttaggtttggcaagacattgcgagtctaattcatgcaagtgaatgatagttcctattatatgcgagctaatctagcttaggactatgcgcaagcttttctataggctaggttgcttcgcgtgctctatccgagaggtggcgagcacgtcattagttttcattcccctatttgctatgtcgttgcatattcatgaatgtcttgaccttgcTATTTCTTTGTTtcgatttccattgccgattcccgaaatctctagagcttcctttatttgtttgcttttCTAACTTTGATTAGTTTagttcaaaaactcaaattccatccgaactagcttgtgaacgcatggATTGATAAGTCAAagatatccattcctatgggacgatccctatattTGCCGCtaagtcaatatagccggtagtttaggtgttttataaattttgtttggtgaggtgattttctattcaacgacggaaaaacaccttatcaaaatggcgccgttgccggggagtggcatcattgtttgatttttctttctagttctctagactagttcatttttcattttctttttctttgaaaactaaaaaaatggcaaattctcttgtttctcaaaatgatgaatcgattacacttgatgatcttctctttctccatgataatttcctaagctctttgaattttgaatctccaAAATCATTATTGGAGAGGctccttttcataaaatatcttgaaattcaagaagagcgaAGAATAGATTCTTGTTTGAGTTCATTTGAAGTCATGCCCCAACAAATTGTAAAAGGATTTTTGGGAATTTCTAACCTATTGCAAGAATCTATTAAGGAAGTTTCATGGAgaagagatgagtttgaggctacattgccacctatgatgcatgacattgaggagttgagtattggagagtttgttcctactagttcctctttgagtgaatgcctcgatgatggtgatgaaaatttatttgctccattttgccttgaagtgcttaaatcgattcaaattgaggaaaagagtgaatgtgccaaccaaaaagattttaaagtgaatgaaggatcttatgttgagatttcttctgctttatgtgatttgagtgaagttgtttgtgaatcttttgttcCCCCTCTCTTCCCTCATTCCCCTTTCCGAAAGagaaaactcaacatttatccttcatttcccatttcttttccctttttgtccAAACTCCCGCCGCTTGAGGATTCCTTTTCCTCcattgatcctaatgattctccttcACCAAAGGAGAatgaagaagggagtatttcttttgtttttccttttgatttttcttatttttggttccctaccccttgtaggcatagagtttcattttactttgtgcttgcatctcatttgactcttgcctacttgttactattggatatgtttgccattgcatatgaaaaactattgcgatcgttgtcggggtacttactagaggtaagaagcgtcaagctaatgacgtaaaaagagcgcttctcgggaggcaacccgtgggtgttggccatttggcccatgtatactaatttttcttgaatttcgaagtttttttttgcggctcaagctttcttgatgtggaaatctttgcatccataTTTGCCATGTCCGACTATTccttggtgagttcgttcgttattacggttctttcACTAGTAGACAAATGTCTTATTACGACACTTCTTTAGAGGCGCTCAATAAAAATAATGTTGACGGAGTACATCCTCATTAAACCTTACAACGCTTATAGGATGCGTGGCTCAAAAGCGCTGCAGAAGGAAAAATAAGAGACGCGCGCTTTGAAATATTTTACTCCCTTAGTCTTTCAAAACTCGCGGCCTCTAAAAAAAACCTAGAAACCTCGCTCAAGCGGCTCCACTCTCTCAAGCAATACACCACTCTGCCTCTCTCTAACCTCGTTTATTCCTTCAATCAGGTTGGTTTTTTTCTTCTCAATTCTACTTCGTAACTAAGGTCAGAGGTCCTCTCAATTCtaaattatcaattttcttAGGATAGTTTGTGTTTGTtgagttttaaattgatttatgtTTTCTAAATTTCTTAATTTGGTTGTTAATTTGAGTTTCTTTAATAAATTTCACTCCATTACCGGTTGAATTTTGCTATATAGATACCGAAATTAGTTAATGTGTGTTAAATCTTAGCAAATTTGCCTAATTACCGTATATCATTGTTTATATTGCCTGCAATTTTCTATCTAACTTTAATTGGGTATGTATCTGATTAGGTGTAAGTTTTAGAATGAATTAAAGGGTTTGACttttctctttaattaaaatttcatgATTTGATGACCCACTTCTATTGTGGTTGCAGCATAGTCTTAATTTTCGCTCAAATTTGTATTGGTTAAGAGCGAAATTACACAGGTTAGTTTATcttctaattaattttatttctttgatCTATGAGTTCAAACTTAAATCTCCTTTTACATTACTCAATTAAGAATTGGATTTATTAAGAATtggatttttatttattctttctCAACAACATAATTGTGATATTTTTGTGATTGTCTATGGTATGACTAATATGATTAATTCCGGACATTTTAATTTTAGGACTTAGGgagttttgtttgtttatttactgGTTTTAAGTTGTAGAACTCAATCTAGAGCTAaagtaataaatataagtaGGGTAGCGCATTAGGCCTTAAACATCTTCCCAGTTGCTGGCTCTATTTGCCTAAACAGTATATAAAAATGATCAGATTTTGTGAAATACTCCTTTCAAGTACACCAACTACGAGTTTAATGTAATATGGTAGAGAACCTTATAGTTGGCTAACTTAAAACGGACTCTCTTAATTGGTTTAGTTACATGGGTAAGTTTCATTCATGATCTGGATTAACAAACTTATGAGGATATCTGATGAGAAAAAAGTAGGCTAATTGCTTATTGCATATGCATCCTTCTTTGTGTGGACAATGTGCATATTTTGATTGTGGGCTTATGTTTAGGTAGAAGTTGTTTACTTTCTAAGTGGGTGTCAAAATCATAATAACATCTATTATTTTTGTATAGGTCCCCTTTACCCACTTAACAATTTTAGTAACAAAAGAAAGTATACTGTTAAGCAAAACTTAGAACGAGTCCTTCAAAATTTGGCCCTAATATGATCACTGATTCTTGTTTGTGTTAAAAATAGTACACCTTTATTCCGAATATTAGTATTTTAGTGAatgatttttattttccatTGTAGTTAGTTATGGATTTGCAAACAATCAAGGAACATTTGACTTGGCCATTAAAAGCAACACAATATCTATTGGGGGTTGATGGTTTTATGAATTATGCTATCAAGAATTTAACATCTGATGGAAAACTTAGATGTCCTTGTGTGAAATGTGTTAATACCAAGCTTTTAAGTCCAGATGATGTAAATTACCACTTGCTTCATTTTGGAATGATGCGTAATTACTCTAACTGGATATTCCATGGGGAAGTCATGGAACAAATTCCAGTTTCAAGAACTGTAGAACCCGTGGTAGAAAATGGGACGCCTCAATTTACAGAAATGCATCAGTTAGTGCATGATGCATATGGTTACGGAGGTGATGATCCAAATCTAACTGATAACATGGAAGAAGGTACTCGTGGTCCGAACAATGAAGCTCAAAGCTTCTATAGTTTGCTAAATGATGCTGACAAAGAGTTATGGCCAGGTTGTGAATTGACCAGATTGTCCTTTTTGGTACTTTTATTTCACATAAAGAGTACCGGTAAATGGACTAATAAGTCTTTTAATAACCTTCTAGATGGTTTGCAACTTGCAATTCCAAGAAGTGCAAATTTACCTAAGTCGTTTGCAGAGGCTAAAAAGGTCATTGCGAAGTTAGGCCTTGGATACATCAGAATTCATTCATGTCCAAATTACTGTCAATTGTTTTGGAAAGATAAGGCTCATGATGATACATGCTTAGTTTGTGGTGCCTCAAGGTGGAAAGGAGTGAGAGAGAAAACAACTTCAACTGGTagaaagaagaaaaaaggaGTTCCTGCTAAAGTTTTGCGCAATTTTCCCTTGAAACCTAGACTAAAGAGGTTGTTTATGTCTAAGCATACTGCATCTTTAATGAGGTGGCATGAAGATGAACGTCCAAAGGATCAAGATGTGTTAGGACATCCAGCAGATTCTGAAGCTTGGAAAATCTTTGATACTAGATACCCTGACTTCGGTAGAGAGAGTCGTAATGTTAGGCTTGGACTTGCTAGTGATGGTTTTAATCCATTCGGGATGATGAGCTCTACATATAGTTGTTGGCCTGTTGTTTTAGTACCTTATAATTTGCCACCATGGATGTGTTTGAAAAAATCATCTCTTATCCTTTCGACACTAATTCCTGGACCAACTAGCCCTGGAAACAAAATTGATGTTTATATGCAACCTCTTATGGAAGAATTGCTTGAGCTTTGGAATATTGGAAGTGAGACTTACGATGCTTCTAAGGATGAGACTTTTAACATGCGTGTTGGGTTATTATGGACAATAAGTGACTTTCCGGCCTATGGAATGCTCTCTGGTTGGAGTGTACACGGGGGTAAAGCATGCCCTTGTTGCAATATTGAAACAAAATCCAAGTGGCTAAAAAACGGCCACAAGTATTGTTTTATGGATAATCGTTGTTTCTTAGATTCAAATCATCCATTTCGTTTTAATAAGGAAGCTTTTAATGGGAAGGAAGAATTTAGAGAGGCACCTATGGATCGTACAGGGACAGATGAGTTACAACAAATAGAGGAAATTGAAGACTTTACCGGCTCGGATACTTGGAAGAAGAAGAACACTCTGTGGTCATTGCCTTATTGGGAGTCTCACTTAATTCGACACAACTTAGATGTTATGCACATAGAGAAAAATGTGTGTGATAATGTGATGGGCACATTGTTGAATTTGGAGGGCAAGTCTAAAGATAATTTGAAGGCCCGCCTTGATTTGAAAGATTGGGGAATAAGGGAGGAACTTCATCCAGAGAAGAGAGGTTCAACCAATAAATGGTATTTGCCACCTGCTCCTTACACGATGTCTAGAAATGAAAAGCAAGTTTTCTGTAAAACACTTCATGAAATCAAAGTTCCAAATGGTTATGCTGGAAATATTTCAAGATGTGTAAATCTTCAACAGGCCAAGCTAATAGGGCTTAAAAGCCATGATTGCCACATTTTAATGCAACAACTTCTTCCGGTTGCATTGCGAGGGCTTCTCACGAAGGACGTGGTGGCAGTTTTATTTGATCTATGTGGCTATTTTAGAGAAATATGTAGTAAGAATGTACGTGTTAGTGACCTTAAAAGACTCGAGGCTGAAATACCAATAATCATGTGCCACTTAGAGATGATATTTCCTCCAAGTTTCTTCACAGTGATGGCCCATTTGGTTATTCATCTAGCAACTCAAACAAAGCTAGCAGGACCAGTGATGTTTAGGTGGATGTATTTCATAGAAAGGTATCTTGGTTCATTGAAGTCACATGTGCGTAATAAGGCTCATCCAGAGGCGTCCATTGCAGAAGCAATCACTGCCGTTGAATTTGCTAATTTTGTTTTACGTTACCTTCAAGGGTATAACTCAAAACTGAAGCATATTTTAGGGATTGATGATGATGTTCTAGATGTTGAATCTTTGAATAGTAACGAGAATTTTTCGTTATTTTCACAAGTCGGGAAACCTCTTGGGAGGCCTAGTACACGCACCATTGACCAAATGAGCAAGATACAAGCACATCGTTATGTGTTATTCAATTGTCCAGAGATCGACATATTTCTAAAGTTAGTATCCAAAAATCTTTATTATTCTGAAATCTGAACTATACTAAACTGATGATTTAATAGATTTATAATGTAATATACTTAACATTTCTATTCTATGTAGAGAATATGCTTCAGAACTTAGGAGACGTAGTCGTCCTAGGCGTTTATCTTTAAAAGATATTGAGCGCATTCAACATGAAAATTTTCATGAGTGGTTTAGGAATCATGTAAGCATCACCattatttttttgggttttattttttatatttttatgttaCATGCATAATTAATGTAAGTGAATTTTAAATAGGTGGATAAATTGGAGCAAACAAATGGCGTAGATTCTTTGAAAGAAGAAGTGCGAATGCTAGCACGAGGTCCACTTGATGTTATTACAAAATATCAAGGATTTAATGTCAATGGCTTTACCTTTAGAGCCAAACGTTATGACAAGTATACTCAAAATAGTGGCGTCGTTGTAATTGCAAAGACGTCAAGTTATGCTAGTTCTGGTGATAGAAACCTAGTTTTGGGAGATGTTGCTTATTATGGAAGGCTAGTAGTTATCgttaaactaaaatacttaGGATGGTATTCTGTGGTGTTATTTAAATGTGAATGGTGTGATTCTACCAGTGGGAGGGGAGTAAAGAAAGATGAGTATAATAATTATACGCTTGTGAATTTCTCTCGTATGACAAACACAGGGGATAGATTAGAAGATGAGCCATTTATCTTTGCTGCACAAGCTGAGCAGGTCTATTATATACAAGATCATATTGATCCAGATTGGTTTGTTGCTATGAAGATGAAGCCTAAAGATGTGTATGACTTAGGTGACGATGAAATGATGGAAGATCGAGAAAATGAACCGTATCACGTCCCTTTTCTGAATAACATTCTTGTTAATGCCGAAGGAAATCATAGTTGGGTTAGGAGTGATGTGGAAGGAATCGTGGTTGATCAAGATGATTAATCTTAAATTAGTATCTGTGTGATGAATATTTTCATTGGTTACAATTTTTatcaaataaattttatttgttaTGAGAACATATTCAATTTGAttggttatttatttatttatttgattctattttgttgttgtttcaaTACCTCTTTTTATTTGAAGGATTATGGCTAAGGGAAAGACTAAGAAGTTGCGAATAGCTACTACTCATTCAAATGGGAATGAAACAACTGCTGGAAATCAAGGGCAACTAAGTAACTTAGGTACCAGGGATGCAGATCAACATCATCAAAGTACATCTAATAGCCAAAATCAAGGAAACACAGATGCCTCTACACATGTTTCTCAACATGAAAATGGGAGAGTCCATGACTATATTATTCAAGGTATTAATTACTTCATAACCCTTTATCAACATGTTGAATCATTCATTTTGAGATTCATAAGTTTTTATCTGAATGGATGATTATTTACATGTATATAGACTAAATGTTCCACATTACAAGTGTTACAACACCAAAGAAGAGAAACAAAAGTGAGCGAGTGAATACGAGGGATACAAatcctttatttatttttctaatgacaaaccaaattttttttttgtacattacaattattaattttttgtaaCGAAACAGATCCAGAAGGAAATAGAAGACGAGGAAAAACTGTTCTAGCAGATGTATGGAATTTACCTGAAGGACATCACATTGTTGTTGATGTCAATAGTGAGATGCAGCCCATTGGAGATGAAGGAGGGGTAATAGGTTCATTTGGTGGGACTATTGCAAGAAATGGAAAGCTTTGCTCTCTAAGTTACACGAGATGGGATCATTTGAAAAAGGGTTGTAACAGAAATAATCAAGCAATGATACTAAAAGAAGTTGAGGTAAACAAGCTAAGGTCTTTATTTACGATTATAATTTAGTGAAGGATTTGATGTTACATTTTGATATAAAAATACTTTTATGCTTGTttttcttactctttttttttccaGGCTAGATTTCTTTATCCCAAAGCTACTGAGAAATGGATATTGAAATCAATTGGACATAAATGGAGGGATTATAAGTGTTACTTGAAAGGGCTGCATTATGATGAGAATACAGATATTACTGTTTTGCATAGTAATGTTCCACCAGATGTTGAATCAGATCAGTGGATTAGCCTTGTAAATTTTTGGAGATCAGATGAAGGAAGGGTGTGTTTTTACTCTTCTCGTACTTTGTCTCTTCTCGTTATATTTAAAGTtatgttgaattttttgaattgtTATGGTGTGTTTCTCTGTTTTGTGATATATGCACTGATCATGAACTATGTTCATTTGGTGTTAATATAGAAGAGAAGCAAACTTGGTAAAGAATCACATGCGAAGGCTAAAGTGAAGCCAATTTCTACAACTGGTACAAAAAGTCATGCCCGTGTTGGTGCAGAAATGGTACAAAAAGATGgtttatactttttttttttttaagattagCCTTATTCCTAAACTTAGCAGCCATATATCTCCTTCCTTATTTACCTTATTTTGATAACGTTTGGTGtattttttgaagaaaaaaagggTGAACAAGAGTCCAACAAGAACTGAACTTTTTTTAGAATGTCACCAACATAATAAAGAAGTTGATATTACGGTGTGTGTTTCTTGGTTATTTACTGATTTTGCAATATTCTTATTATCACCTGTTTGAATTTTCTATCTGAATTTATTACTTTTCATTATAGAATCAAATTAGGaaaattgttgatgaacaaGGCGGGCTAGAAGTAAGCTTAAATGATGATCCTGTTGCAAAGGTATTAGGTAAAGATCAATATAGCCGTGTTCGTGGTTTGGGATTAGGGGTCAAGCCGTCAGATTTTGTAGAATCTTCTGGGCCATCACGTCATAAAGGCCTAAACATGTCCACAAAAGATGAAACAttggttttgtattattttCGCAAACTGGAGGGTTTAACACAAAGACTAAGAAAACGTGTCAAAAGTCAGGGAATGACCATACATAAGTTGAAAAGGAAGCTCCAAACACATTATGGTTCTGACTTCGATAATTCTGACTCGGATGGCTTAAGTGATTCTGACTCTGATGGTTTAAGTGATACTGAAGCTGGTGAAtctgatgaagaagaagaatctgaTATTCCGCTAACAGACAAGGTACTagttgtttttgtatttttaaaTCTAAGGAAGAAAATAATAAGCTTGCTTTTGATAGATGTTGTACTTTACCTCTGTTCTGAAATTATGGGCATGTGAGGCTAATTTGATATTTGAAGTATAGcataacttcttttttttttgtaaaatatatCTTCTCTGAAATTTTTGTCATGACTTTCTATTTCAATTGTGTTTGATATAGGGTCAAAATGCTTCAACTTCTAACAATGATGGTTCTCTTTTGCAACGCTCAAATTAGTTGTTGGTTTAACTTCCCAAGGGTAAGATTGTTTGCAATCTTATTTTCACAAGTTGTGCCATAATATTATTTGAGTATTTTATAATGCAAAGGAAACTAGCATGAGTATGTTGGGGAACTTTTTAACCTCCtaatatttatttctttttccagATTAATCTACGAAGCAGCGAGATAGAGAAGTAGCTGATGGGAAATTATGTGGCGTAGTATGACGATCGAGGACAACACGGTcccttgatttttatttttttaggaacAACGCTTGTATGCTCTTTCTTAATTAAGCAAGCAGCAAGCTGAACATTTAAAGAGTATAAGAATATTGATTCCAGATTTAGCATTTGATGTTCTAGATACACTAGCATACCTTGAATTGTCTTGAGGACTAGCATACCTTGAGTTGTCTTGAAGGATACATGTTTGGTTGTTACTTTAGAGACCTTTGGAAACTATCAAACTATGTAATTTAGTTACCAATAGTTAaaattttgttctttcatttcaTTTGTCTATTAAATTTATAAGTTTTTGGATATTACATGTGGATCATGAAAATGTAAGAAATGACAACCTAATTTTAGTTGCTTCAtaaatattttgatgattttaatggttATTGTATGTACAACGGGATTTAAAATTGATACCAGCCAGCGGCGCTTTGAAAGCGTCGGCATATTCTTACGTCAGTACTACAGGGAAAATGAACCAGAGAACAACGGCGCTTTAAAAGCGCAGCTACTTCTGTAACGGCGCTATACAAGTGCCTCAGTAGGTTGCAAAAAGCGCCACAAATCAGCGGCGCTTTATTTGATATATACCGACGTTGTTAATTTGCGCCGCAAAAGGGGGTAGCGACACAAGCAAAGAGAGCGCTTTTGCTGGCGTCGGTATAAGTCTTAGCGACGCTATTTAGCGCCGTAATAGGGTAAACGTTTGCGTCGCTATAGGCTGTTTCCGCACTAGtgtttgcgggacttgctcccacgtcatcaccggtaatatccttctaactcacatgcattctttgggttgggcatctttattgcggggcattggttggatgggtagttgtgcccctcctagtttcgttttaggccttgaggacatggcctaattcgagcttggggggagattttattgtttgctactttgatctccgtgtgatggattgcttgattttgtgaatattttggattttgtgcatatttcttgattagtttcattgattttgtgaatattttctttattttccttttcttttcttttcattttcttttccttattttctttctcttatctttttctttctttttccttttcaatctttttcaaggcaagcttttctagctttttaggcattattcttgatttgggcaaataaaattggaatttgtagactagaatgcttttattcctaattggtagatggtagcacggtttttaatgtcttgggtcgaatctaagatttggtgttaagaaagttggttgaactctGGGTaccatgcgtcttgaacccttggcttgtggtaagatggtgtcgatctctctagtgatttgaaaccggagagagtggtattttctcctttgtgaggttcatgttcaaagaagcccaaacacatatacatatattgagtggcatggatccttggcattgactttcttacttcccaaatttgactatttccttcccgagaccgcgaccgaactactttaggggacgatagaggaaTTTCTtttggtgactatttttctttttagtttaggactttatttcctatttttctcatatatttttgtttgcatttacccccttgctagccatttgagccttgccccttcatttcttatgagcacattacaagcctattagcctttgttttattttcacccttagaagtgatagtgaagctttgtgttatg
This genomic stretch from Spinacia oleracea cultivar Varoflay chromosome 3, BTI_SOV_V1, whole genome shotgun sequence harbors:
- the LOC110805917 gene encoding uncharacterized protein; amino-acid sequence: MAKGKTKKLRIATTHSNGNETTAGNQGQLSNLGTRDADQHHQSTSNSQNQGNTDASTHVSQHENGRVHDYIIQDPEGNRRRGKTVLADVWNLPEGHHIVVDVNSEMQPIGDEGGVIGSFGGTIARNGKLCSLSYTRWDHLKKGCNRNNQAMILKEVEARFLYPKATEKWILKSIGHKWRDYKCYLKGLHYDENTDITVLHSNVPPDVESDQWISLVNFWRSDEGRKRSKLGKESHAKAKVKPISTTGTKSHARVGAEMNQIRKIVDEQGGLEVSLNDDPVAKVLGKDQYSRVRGLGLGVKPSDFVESSGPSRHKGLNMSTKDETLVLYYFRKLEGLTQRLRKRVKSQGMTIHKLKRKLQTHYGSDFDNSDSDGLSDSDSDGLSDTEAGESDEEEESDIPLTDKGQNASTSNNDGSLLQRSN